From Bacteroides uniformis:
TAATGTAGATCCGAAGATTCTTGATCCTCGCGATACTTACGAATGCGCTTGCCAATGGGAAGAAAAAGCAAAAGACCTGGCTGGCCGCTTCATCAAGAACTTCGCTAAGTTCACTGGCAACGAAGCTGGTAAGGCTTTGGTTGCTGCTGGTCCGAAGCTCTAATCTGACAATAAAGTTAGAAACATATGGAAAAGGTATCTCCTCCGGGAGATGCCTTTTTTCTTTTTTAATATCTCTATCTCATTGATAATCCGAAAGTTTTAGTAGTTTTGCAGAAACCATTATTCAAATAAAGCAATATGAAAAGTATCAGATTGATGTTGGCAGGCGCAAGTTTGTTGCTGCTCTGCAGTTGCGGTGCCCAGGTCCAGAAAGAGACCCAAGTTGCCAATGCAAATGAAAGCAAAGAGAATACGGTGATTGAAACCATCATGTCACGCCGCAGCATCCGCCAGTACAAACCGCAAGCCGTGAATCGCGACACCATGCAGATTATCCTGGATTGCGGTATCAATGCACCCAACGGACAGAACAAGCAATCGTGGGAAGTGCGTGTAGTGGATAACCCGGATTTCATCAACGGAATTACGGAAATCTACAAGAAGGAAAATCCCAAAGCCGCCGAAGACCCGAAATTCAAGAACATGTTCCGCAACGCTTCTACAGTAGTATTTATTGCCAATGACCCGTCTTATGACCTTTCACAGATTGACTGTGGACTGTTGGGTGAGAATATGATTCTATCAGCCTGGTCCATGGGAATCGGTTCTTGCTGCTTGGGCGGTCCCACGCGCTTCATGACCTCTACTCCGGCTGCTGCCGAATACCTGAAGAAACTGGATATTCCGGAAGGCTATCAGCTACTTTACTGTATCGCTTTCGGCTATCCGGACGAAACGCCCGCTGCCAAACCCCGTAATGCGGCAAAGGTAAAATTCATCGATTGACTTTCGTTTGAATGACGACAATAAAAAGGAGTGCCTCACCTTTCGGCAGGGCACTCCTTTCATATATAACAACTAAAACTCTTCTGTTTATCAGTTCTTGTTTGCGCGTTTACGCTCAAGCTCATCGAGGATAACCTTACGCATACGCATTGATTTAGGAGTAACTTCCACATATTCATCCTCCTTGATGTACTCCAGTGCCTCCTCAAGAGAGAACTGTACGGGAGGAATCAGACGTGCCTTGTCATCCGAACCACTGGCACGCATATTGGTAAGCTTCTTGGACTTCGTTACATTAATCACCAAGTCGTTGTCATGGGAATGCTCGCCCACTACTTGGCCTGCATAAACCTCTTCCTGCGGGAAAATGAAGAATTTGCCGCGGTCCTGCAACTTGTCAATGGCATAGGCAAAAGCCGTACCGGACTCCATGGCAATCATAGAACCGTTGGTACGCCGTTCAATCTCACCCTTATACGGTTGATATTCCTTAAAACGGTGTGCCATGATAGCCTCGCCGGCAGAAGCGGTCAACACATTGGTACGCAGACCGATGATACCGCGCGACGGCATGTCGAACTCAAGATTTACACGTTCGCCGGCACTTTCCATCTTCACCATTTCACCTTTACGACGGGTCACCATATCAATCATCTTGCTGGCATATTCTTCGGGAACATTGATGGTAAGCTCTTCAATAGGTTCGCATTTCACGCCGTCAATCTCCTTGAAGATTACCTGCGGTTGCCCTACCTGCAACTCATACCCTTCACGACGCATGGTCTCAATCAGTACGGAAAGATGAAGCACGCCACGGCCGGAAACAATCCACTTGCCGTCTTCCTCGCTCTTGCGCACGCGAAGTGCAAGATTCTTATCCAACTCCTTCATCAAACGGTCGTGGATGTGGCGGGAAGTAACAAACTTACCTTCCTTACCGAAGAACGGAGAGTCATTAATGGTGAAGAGCATACTCATCGTAGGTTCATCAATGGCAATAGGCGGCAACGCTTCCGGATTTTCGTAATCGCAGACCGTATCTCCGATTTCGAATCCTTCGATACCTACCAACGCACAGATGTCACCGGAAGACACTTCCTGCACCTTTACACGGCCCATACCTTCGAATGTATGCAATTCCTTGATTTTTGATTTCACGATACTCCCGTCACGCTTTGCCAAAGACACATTCATGCCTTCTTTCAATATGCCACGGTGTACGCGGCCCACAGCAATACGCCCGGTATACGAAGAATAATCCAGCGAAGTAACCAGCATTTGCGGTGTACCCTCCAACTGTTCGGGGGCAGGAATATTCTCCAAGATACAGTCCAGAAGCGGATAAATGTTATCAGTCGGCTGCTGCCAGTCGGTACTCATCCAATTATTCTTGGCAGAACCGTAGATAACGGGGAAATCCAGCTGGTCCTCGGTTGCATTCAGGCTGAACATCAAGTCGAACACCATCTCGTACACTTCTTCGGGACGGCAATTTGGCTTATCCACCTTATTCACAACAACGATAGGTTTCAGACCAATCTGCAGAGCTTTCTGCAATACAAACCGTGTCTGCGGCATAGGACCTTCGAAAGCATCCACAAGCAGAATGCATCCATCCGCCATATTCAATACACGTTCCACTTCACCTCCGAAGTCACTGTGTCCCGGAGTATCAATAATGTTAATCTTGGTGTCTTTGTAGTTGATAGAAACGTTCTTTGAGAGAATCGTTATACCTCGTTCACGCTCCAGGTCATTGTTATCCAACATTAATTCACCTGTGCTCTGGTTGCTGCGGAAAAGGTTTCCGGCCAAAAGCATCTTGTCAACGAGCGTCGTTTTCCCATGGTCCACATGGGCAATAATTGCAATGTTTCTAATCTTTTGCATATAATACCTATTATTTTCAAGCGACAAAGTTAGTGATTTTGGATTAGATATGCAGTATAGATATGATTTTTTTGCTGAATATCATTGTGATATAAAAGTTTATCCCTATCTTTGCAGCCCCGAAAGGGAATATTTATAATAACTTTTAATTAAACATTATGTATTTAGACGCTGCTAAAAAGCAAGAAATCTTCGGCAAATACGGAAAGTCTAACACTGATACTGGCTCAGCTGAGGCTCAGATAGCTTTGTTTTCCTACCGTATTGCTCGTCTGACTGAGCACCTTAAGCTCAACAGAAAGGATTATAGTACAGAAAGAGCTTTGACTATGTTGGTAGGTAAACGCCGTGCGTTGCTGACTTATCTGAAGGACCGCGACATCACCAGATATCGTGCTATCGTCAAAGAACTCGGCTTGCGTAAGTAATCTACTTGCGGCAAAACCATTAAAAAAGGAAGTTTTCCAAAAGGAAACTTCCTTTTTTGTTTATAATCCGATTTATACCTAATTTTGTATCCATGAAAAGAAAAGTATCAGCAGCAAATCTTTCGATAGCAATCACTTTTCTATTGATACTGCTATCATTCGGCTTCGGTTATCGCAGCTATTCGCAGGCAGAACAACGTGTGGTCTCTGACCTGAACCAGGCACTGCAACGCACAGTATTGCAGAACAAGGGATTATGGTTGAATGCGGACACAATCCAGACTTATGCCAAACTACAAGAAGTGATAGGTGCCCCCGTTTCTGTAAACGGTTCCCACAGAGCCTTTACCGAAGCATTGTCCATCACCGGATTGAAAGATGTCTCTACCCTTTCGCTGCATATACTGAAAAAGAACTCTCCCGCCACCGTATTCAATGAGATTCCTGCCGGATGTCTTGCCAGCGACACATTGGTATGGCTCTCCACCACAGCCGATGCATCTGGACTGACACTTTCCTTCCGGGGATATGCCCGTTGCTCAGCTACCATGCTGTTCAGCTTATCCAAGCAGACAATTCCGGCAACATTGCTATTGGCCGCCCTGCTGTGGGGAGGATTCACCTTTTTCTATTTCCGTCGGCGCACAAAGACTAATGCCAGTAACGGGCAGCAACAAGAAAACTTCATTACCTTCGGCAACCTTTCGCTTTCCCTCCAGGAAGCCTGCTTCTATAACGAACAGCAGGAAAAGCTAAAACTCACCCCCATGCAGTACACACTGATGGAGATGTTCTACCTTTCTTCCTCACACCTACTTTTCAAATCCGACATCTGCCAATCGCTATGGCCGGGAAAAGACAATGCAGACGAAACGCTTTACACATTGATACGGCGTCTGAAGCCCATTGTCGAGGATAACAGCAACCTCAGAATAACAACAGATCGTGGCCGCGCCTACGGACTGGAAATAAAAACCTAAACATTATAGAATCATGAAGACTAACAAACTTATCCTATTAGGGCTAATCTGCCTGACTGTCGCAATGCCGACAACCGCCCAAAACCGTAACGAAAAGAAAGAGCGCACTGAACGTGCTGTAAAAGAAGCTATTGCTGCTAAACAATACAAAATCAACGTAGATCGGATGCAACCGATGAGAGGCGGTAGCCGTAACTTGACCACCAACTACACACTGGAAATCAGAAACGACTCCGTTTTCTCTTACCTGCCTTACTTTGGAGTGGCCTACAATGCTCCGTATGGAGGAGGCAAGAGCCTGAATTTCAATGCATCCATCACCGGATACACAACCAGAGCACTCAAAAAAGGCAAAATCCAAATAGACTTCAAGACCCGTAGTGATGAAGACAATTATGAGTACCGCCTCACCATCTTTCCCGATGGTTCTACCAGTATCCATGTGCAACCCATGAACAAACAGTCCATCTCGTTCACCGGAGAGATGGATACAGAAAAGTAATCATCTTCCCCCTTTAAAAGGACAAAAGAAAGTATTGTCAGTCTATTGTCAGGCAAATGTCAGACAACTATCCGCTTTTTGTTTCTTCCATCCCGGCAGAAAGCGGATACCTTCGTGTCCCGAAATCAAACAACAACCGGAACATGAAACAGATAATATGTATTCTTGCCCTGCTCCTAATGAGCGTCACGACAACAAAAGCACAAACCAGCCCGGCAACACCCTCCATCCGAGGTAAAATTCTCACAGAGGAAAAGCAACCGATAGAGTTTGCCAACATCGCCCTCCTTTCCGAAGATTCCACCTTCATACAAGGAACGTGTAGCCGAAGCGACGGTAGTTTTGAACTTCTCCCTCCCACTCCCGGAAACTATCTACTACAAGTTTCTTCCATCGGTTACAAAGCCCTTTGCCAGCCTTGCCCCACCGGGAGTACCCACAACTGGATATTGCAAACCGATGCCGTGCTACTTGCGGAAACCGTCATCACCGCCGCCCGCCCCGTTTTCCGACTAAAGGGCGGAAAGTTGGAGACAAGCGTACGGCAAACCCTGCTCGCATCCTTGAATGATGCCAACGACGTATTGAAACATATCCCCGGACTACGCTCCTCTGATGAGGGGTATACCGTTTTTGGCAAAGGGACACCGGTCATCTATATAGATAACCGCCTTCTGCAAGACAACTCCGAACTGCAACGCCTCTCTGCCGCCGATATTGAAAAAGTGGAGCTCATCACCAACCCGGGTGCAGAGTACGATGCTACCGTTAAAGCCGTTGTACGCATACGCACCGTACGTAACAAAAGAGACAGTTTTGGCGGTAATTTCCGTGCAGGAATCACCCAACGGAGACGCAACAGCCATTACGGACAAGTCAATCTGAATTATCAGAAGAAAGGACTGTCCCTGCTGGGCATGCTGTACACCAATTATGAAAACAGAAAACGCCACCAGGAGGTTCGCTACCAGATACCGTCCGAAATACAATGGGATGTAAATAACCGGGTTCACTTATATAATAAGGGACTACTTGCCGGAGGAAAAGCAAGCGCCAGTTACGACTTCACCCCCCAACACAGCCTCGGTGCCTCCTATGAGTTTCATCGTACCCCCGATTATCACAGCAGTGACCATTCGGCATATACCGTCCGGGCAAATGAAGAATTGGCCGATCACACCATACATTCCTCCCAAAACTTGCAGCAAACCAACCGGCACCAGCTGAATGCCTACTATCAGGGCAGCATAAAGCAACTCCACATAAACTTCAACACCGACCTGGTATACGGCAAAAGTTATAATCACCAGGAGGCTCAAGAAGAAAGCCAGACCGAAGGCAATCGCGACATCAGCTCTTTCAACCACGCCGACAACCGCCTTTATGCCGCCAAGTTGATTCTGACCCATCCCCTTTGGAAAGGTGAACTGAAGACCGGTGCCGATTACACCTTCATCCGGCGAAATGACAATTTCCTGAACCGGCAGCACATACTTCCCGATACAGACAGTCGAATCGACGAAAGCAAGTCCGCCGTCTTTGCCGAATACTCACTGACATTAGGAAAAATCAGCCTTCTTGCAGGACTGCGCTTCGAGCATGCCGTCTCCGACTATTGGGAGCAGGAAAAGTACGTGTCCGGTCAAAGTCGTACTTACAATGACTGGTGCCCCAACCTATCGGTAGACTTTCCTCTCGGCAAAGCCCAAGCCAATCTCAGCTATACAGCCAAAAGCAACCGCCCCAGCTTCTTCCAGCTACGTAGCACACTGAGTTATAACAACCGTTTCATCTACGAAGGCGGAAACCCACTGCTCACCCCCGAAACCAACCACGACCTGCAGTTCACGGCCCTTTACAAGTGGGTACAATTCGGACTTAACTACCAATACCGCCGCAATGCCATTGCCTTCATGACCAAAGAATACGAGGACAATCCGGATGTTGTCATCTTCACTACCGGAAATTTCAAACGGATGCAGTATCTCACCGCCTCTGCCCATCTGTCACCCACCGTCGGCATCTGGAAACCGGAGCTCGGCATTTACTTCGCCCAACCGTTCTTCAAAGTCACCAATCAAGGCAGTAGCAAGAATATGAACCGCGGCAGCATTTACCTCTTTCTGCAAAACAGTCTCCAGCTTCCGGACGAGTGGACTCTCTCCCTTGATGCCGACTACCAGAGCGAAGGCAACTTCGGCGCCATGCTGCAACGTTCCTATTGGGGCATAGACGCTGGCATCCGCAAAACATTCTTCAACAAAAGGCTGACGCTCGGACTGCAAGCCAATGACCTGTGGAATTCCCGGTATGGCTCCTTCATGCTGTTCGGTCCCCGGCTGACCTATACGAAAAAGGCAAACCCGGACTCGCGCAGCTTCTCCCTGAACCTAAGCTATCGTTTCAATGCAGCAGGCAAAGCGTACAAAGGAAAGCACGTATCGGAACAAGACTTGAAGCGGCTATAAACAGAACTTTGGGGAAGAAAGAGAAACAGAACAGAAGAATATTATACAAATAAGCCGACCTGCGGAGATATTTCAGCAATATTTTCCCTCAGAATGTTGCATCAAGTAAAAGTTTCTCTTATTTTTGCGGTTTAAGAACTATAAATTATAACTTTTCGACCCCAAAATACTATCATTATGGATACCAGCAAAATTGTAGGAGAAAAAATAAAATCACTCCGTGAAAGCCAATCCATCAGTATGGAAGAACTGGCACAGCGTTCGGGACTTGCTATCGAACAGATTGAACGTATAGAAAACAACATCGACCTCCCGTCACTGGCTCCCCTCATCAAGATAGCTCGTGTGCTGGGTGTACGTTTGGGAACTTTTCTTGACGACCAGGATGAGAACGGTCCCGTGGTCTGCCGTAAGGACGAGTCGCAGAACAGTATCAGTTTCTCCAACAATGCCATCCACAGCCGCAAGCATATGGAGTATCATTCACTCTCCAAATCCAAAGCCGACCGCCATATGGAGCCGTTTATCATTGATGTGGCCGCTACGGACGACAGTGACTTTGTACTCTCCTCACACGAAGGCGAAGAATTCATCATGGTGATGGAAGGGACCATGGAAATCAGTTACGGCAAAAACACCTACCTGCTCGAAGAAGGTGACAGCATCTATTACGATTCCATCGTTCCGCACCACGTACACGCCTATGAAGGGCAGGCAGCCAAGATACTTGCAGTAGTTTATACACCAATTTAAATTAATGGAAAATTAAAAGGTGAAAATGGAAAATGATAAATACTTTCTATTTTCACCTTTCAACTTTCCACTTTCAACTTCCACATCATGTTATACGAACGTACCCTCGGCCAATGGTTGGAACATTGGGCCGAAACAACACCAGACAAAGAATATATCGTTTACTCTGACCGCAACCTGCGCTTCACCTGGAGCCAGTTCAACCGCCGGGTGGACGACATGGCCAAAGGACTTATCGCCATCGGCGTGGAACGGGGAACACACGTAGGTATCTGGGCAGCCAATGTACCCGACTGGCTGACTCTATTATACGCTTGCGCCAAGATAGGTGCCGTCTACGTAACGGTAAACACCAACTACAAACAGTCCGAGCTGGAATATCTCTGCCAGAACTCCGACATGCATACCCTCTGCATCGTCAATGGCGAAAAGGACAGTGACTTTGTGCAGATGACCTATACCATGCTTCCGGAACTGAAGACTTGCCAACGCGGACACTTGAAAAGCGAACGTTTCCCTTATATGAAAAACGTCATCTACGTGGGGCAGGAGAAGCACCGGGGCATGTACAACACGGCCGAAATACTTCTCTTGGGCGACAATATAGAAGACAGCCGCCTGAATGAGCTCAAAAGTCAGGTCACTTGCCACGATGTAGTGAACATGCAATACACCTCCGGCACTACGGGATTCCCGAAAGGCGTCATGCTGACCCACTACAACATTGCCAACAACGGTTTCCTTACCGGTGAGCACATGAAGTTTACCGCCGATGACAAGCTCTGCGTCTGCGTACCATTGTTCCACTGCTTTGGCGTGGTACTTGCCACCATGAACTGCCTGACACACGGCTGTACAGAAGTAATGGTGGAACGCTTCAACCCACTGGTAGTGCTCGCCTCTATCCACAAGGAGCGCTGCACGGCACTTTACGGCGTACCCACCATGTTCATTGCCGAACTGAACCATCCGATGTTCGACATGTTCGACATGTCCAGCCTCCGTACGGGTATCATGGCAGGTTCCCTCTGCCCGGTAGAGCTGATGAAGCAGGTGGAAGAGAAAATGTACATGAAGGTAACCAGCGTTTACGGGCTGACCGAAGCTGCTCCCGGAATGACCGCCACCCGGATAGACGACCCGTTCGATGTACGTTGCAATACCGTAGGACACGACTTTGAACATACGGAAGTAAAGGTTATCGACCCCGAAACCGGAGAAGAGTGTCCCGTAGGCGTACAAGGTGAAATGTGCAACCGCGGATACAACACCATGAAAGGTTACTACAAAAACCCGGAAGCCACGGCCGAAGTCATTGACGAGAACGGTTTCCTGCACTCGGGAGACCTTGGAATAAAGGACGAGGACGGCAATTACCGCATCACAGGACGCATCAAGGACATGATTATCCGCGGTGGTGAAAATATCTATCCCCGCGAGATAGAAGAGTTCCTCTATCAACTGGAAGGCGTAAAAGACGTGCAGGTAGCCGGTATTCCCTCTAAGAAATACGGTGAAGCCGTAGGCGCTTTCATCATCCTGCACGAAGAAGTGGATATGCACGAATCGGATGTACGAGACTTCTGCATCGGCAAAATATCCCGCTACAAGATACCCAAGTATATCTTCTTCATCAAAGAATTCCCCATGACGGGAAGTGGCAAGATACAGAAATTCAAGCTGAAAGACCTGGGATTACAGCTTTGCAAGGAGCAGGGGATTGAGATTGTGTGATAATAAAGGATAAGAGATAAGGGGTTAGCGATTAGGGATTATTTGGGGCCGCATAGACTTTAATATAGGCATAAACCCATCCTTAATCCCTAATCGCTAACCCCCTTATTTTTCTTCTTTTTCCGGATACTTCATATTCTCCTCTTTCATCTGTTCCAAGACCTCATGCAGGTATTTGGCAGACTCCCATTTAGCCATCGGAAGGTCGTGGAGCAGGTAGTTGCCGCAATCTTGCGGAGCGGCACCGGGGACTTCACCTTCATATTCGGCAACAAAGCGGAAGGTGTCCTGCATCAGTGTCAGTATGTCCTGCGGCTTCAAGTCACCTTTCATCAGCAGATAATTACCGGTGAGGCAGCCCATGGGGCCCCAATAGATAATCTTGTCCTGCCACTGCGGGTCGTTGCGCAGGTAGGTGGCGGCAAGGTGTTCGATGGTGTGCAGAGCACCTTGTCCCAAAGCAGGCTCACGATTGGGCTCTTTCATACGGATGTCGAAAGTAGTGACTGTTTCTCCGTTCACTTCATCCTGGCGGGATATGTAAATGCCGCGCAACAAACGGATGTGGTCGATTGTAAAACTAGGAATCTTCTTCATGAGTTATGAGTTATAAGTTATGAGTTATAAATTGCTGGGAAGGGTGGAGAGGAAGGTCCATATCGTGAGGAACGAACGCTCTGCCATGGTTCCCCAGAAATCGGCATACTGCGAAGCATGGTCCTCTACTCCGGGTGTGTCGCTGATGATGCGGAAGCTGAGAAAAGGAACATTGTACAGATAGCAAGTCTGCGCAATGGCGGCAGACTCCATATCAACGGCAAGACCGTCGGGGAAACGTTGCTTGATGGTATCCAGCTCCGTACGGTTGGTGATGAACTGGTCGCCGGTACAGACAAGTCCGCTGTGGATGCGGCTTTCCATTCCGGCTTCGTTCAGCGACAAGGCATGTTTCAACAGAGAGGAACATCCCTCGTAAGAGGCGGGAAAACCTTGCACTTGTCCGTACTCGTTACCGTCGCCGCACCAGACGTCGTGATACACCAGACGTTGGCTTGCCACTACATCCGTCACCTTCAGGCAAGCATCAATGCCGCCCGCCACACCGGTGCTGACGATGCAGTCCGGAGAAAAGCGCCGTATCAGTTCCGAAGCTCCTACCGCTGCACTCACCTTACCGATGCCGCATTGCGTCAAGATTACATGGTTACCGCCCAATGTACCTTCCACATAGCGGAAACTACCATCGCCCGACGTATTCTTATCCTGCAAGCGCTCCACCAACCGGCGGTGTTCGCTGTCCATTGCACTGATTATCCCTATTGTCATATCTATAATAATTTAAGCTTGCATATTATCGTTAAAGCACTTTAATCTTTTTTTGGAAAGGCAAAGGTACAACATTCTGCCGATAACGTGACAATAACAATCTGCATTTATGTATCTTTGCCACAAAAGCGAAGATAGGCTGCACCTCAACAAAACTTTTTCATGCAAGCATGAAAGTTCTGTATTCGGTTTGCACTATCTTTGCCCCACAATTGATTAATTGATAACTCATAACTTATAACTCATGAAGAAGCTTCTTCCCGATCTTATTGCCATCTTGGCATTCGTCCTCCTTTCCTTCGCCTACTTCTTCCCGGCGGATATAGAAAACCGTATTCTCTTTCAGCACGACACGGCTGCAGGAGCAGGGGCAGGACAAGAAGTCAAGGAGTATTACGAACAGACGGGCGAACGCAGCCGTTGGACAAACTCGCTGTTCGGCGGTATGCCCATGTATCAGATAGCCCCTTCGTATGACTCCACCAAGTCACTGCAGTGGGTACAGAAAGCCTACCAACTCTTCCTGCCCGACTATGTGTGCCTCACATTCATGCTGATGCTCGGCTTCTACATCCTGCTGCGCGTCTTCGGCATACCGGTCTGGCTGGCCGGACTGGGCGGTATCATGTGGGCATTCTCGTCCTATTTCTTCATCCTGATATCTGCCGGACACATCTGGAAGTTCATCACCCTTGCCTACGTGCCGCCCACCATAGCAGGCATTGTGCTCGCCTATCGTGGGAAACTGCTGTGGGGAGGCATCCTCACCGCCTTGTTCGTGGCCCTGCAAATCACCTCGAACCACGTGCAGATGTCCTATTACTTCTTCTTCGTCATCCTTTTCTTTGTGGGAGCCTACTTCGAGAAAGCATGGCGTACCAAGACATTGCCCCAGTTCTTCAAGGCAAGTGCCGTACTGATTGTGGCAGCCCTCGTCGGCATAGCCGCCAACGTATCCAACCTCTATCACACCTATGCCTACAGCAAAGAAACCATGCGCGGCAAAAGCGAACTGGTGCAGACCGGCGACGCTGCCAAGCAGACCAGTAGCGGGCTGGACCGCGACTACATCACCCAGTGGAGCTACGGCATCGACGAAACACTGACTCTGCTGGTGCCCAACTTCAAAGGCGGAGCATCTGCCGCCCTCAGCCAGAGTGAAACTGCCATGAGCAAGGCAAACCCGATGTACAGCAGTCTGTACGGCTCACTGACACAATATTTCGGTACCCAGCCCATGACGTCGGGTCCCGTCTACGTCGGAGCATTCGTCTTGTTTCTGTTCGTACTGGGATGCTTCATCGTGAAAGGACCGTTGAAGTGGGCATTGATAGGAGCCACCTTCTTCTCCATCGTCTTGTCCTGGGGCAAGAACTTCATGCCGCTGACGGATTTCTTCATCGATTACGTCCCGTTGTACAACAAGTTCCGCGCCGTGTCCTCCATCCTTGTCATAGCAGAGTTCACGATACCTTTGCTGGCTATCTTTGCCCTGAAACGCCTGCTCGAAGAGCCGGAAATCTTAAAACAGGAAAAGAAGCCCCTCGGCATCAGCCTGCTGCTCACTGCAGGCATCGCCCTGCTGCTTGCCATTGCCCCGGGCAGCATCGGCTCCGGCTACGTGCCCGCCCAAGAGGCACAGATGCTGCAGAAT
This genomic window contains:
- a CDS encoding AMP-binding protein, with product MLYERTLGQWLEHWAETTPDKEYIVYSDRNLRFTWSQFNRRVDDMAKGLIAIGVERGTHVGIWAANVPDWLTLLYACAKIGAVYVTVNTNYKQSELEYLCQNSDMHTLCIVNGEKDSDFVQMTYTMLPELKTCQRGHLKSERFPYMKNVIYVGQEKHRGMYNTAEILLLGDNIEDSRLNELKSQVTCHDVVNMQYTSGTTGFPKGVMLTHYNIANNGFLTGEHMKFTADDKLCVCVPLFHCFGVVLATMNCLTHGCTEVMVERFNPLVVLASIHKERCTALYGVPTMFIAELNHPMFDMFDMSSLRTGIMAGSLCPVELMKQVEEKMYMKVTSVYGLTEAAPGMTATRIDDPFDVRCNTVGHDFEHTEVKVIDPETGEECPVGVQGEMCNRGYNTMKGYYKNPEATAEVIDENGFLHSGDLGIKDEDGNYRITGRIKDMIIRGGENIYPREIEEFLYQLEGVKDVQVAGIPSKKYGEAVGAFIILHEEVDMHESDVRDFCIGKISRYKIPKYIFFIKEFPMTGSGKIQKFKLKDLGLQLCKEQGIEIV
- a CDS encoding helix-turn-helix domain-containing protein encodes the protein MKRKVSAANLSIAITFLLILLSFGFGYRSYSQAEQRVVSDLNQALQRTVLQNKGLWLNADTIQTYAKLQEVIGAPVSVNGSHRAFTEALSITGLKDVSTLSLHILKKNSPATVFNEIPAGCLASDTLVWLSTTADASGLTLSFRGYARCSATMLFSLSKQTIPATLLLAALLWGGFTFFYFRRRTKTNASNGQQQENFITFGNLSLSLQEACFYNEQQEKLKLTPMQYTLMEMFYLSSSHLLFKSDICQSLWPGKDNADETLYTLIRRLKPIVEDNSNLRITTDRGRAYGLEIKT
- a CDS encoding nitroreductase family protein, yielding MKSIRLMLAGASLLLLCSCGAQVQKETQVANANESKENTVIETIMSRRSIRQYKPQAVNRDTMQIILDCGINAPNGQNKQSWEVRVVDNPDFINGITEIYKKENPKAAEDPKFKNMFRNASTVVFIANDPSYDLSQIDCGLLGENMILSAWSMGIGSCCLGGPTRFMTSTPAAAEYLKKLDIPEGYQLLYCIAFGYPDETPAAKPRNAAKVKFID
- the rpsO gene encoding 30S ribosomal protein S15 gives rise to the protein MYLDAAKKQEIFGKYGKSNTDTGSAEAQIALFSYRIARLTEHLKLNRKDYSTERALTMLVGKRRALLTYLKDRDITRYRAIVKELGLRK
- the typA gene encoding translational GTPase TypA, with product MQKIRNIAIIAHVDHGKTTLVDKMLLAGNLFRSNQSTGELMLDNNDLERERGITILSKNVSINYKDTKINIIDTPGHSDFGGEVERVLNMADGCILLVDAFEGPMPQTRFVLQKALQIGLKPIVVVNKVDKPNCRPEEVYEMVFDLMFSLNATEDQLDFPVIYGSAKNNWMSTDWQQPTDNIYPLLDCILENIPAPEQLEGTPQMLVTSLDYSSYTGRIAVGRVHRGILKEGMNVSLAKRDGSIVKSKIKELHTFEGMGRVKVQEVSSGDICALVGIEGFEIGDTVCDYENPEALPPIAIDEPTMSMLFTINDSPFFGKEGKFVTSRHIHDRLMKELDKNLALRVRKSEEDGKWIVSGRGVLHLSVLIETMRREGYELQVGQPQVIFKEIDGVKCEPIEELTINVPEEYASKMIDMVTRRKGEMVKMESAGERVNLEFDMPSRGIIGLRTNVLTASAGEAIMAHRFKEYQPYKGEIERRTNGSMIAMESGTAFAYAIDKLQDRGKFFIFPQEEVYAGQVVGEHSHDNDLVINVTKSKKLTNMRASGSDDKARLIPPVQFSLEEALEYIKEDEYVEVTPKSMRMRKVILDELERKRANKN
- a CDS encoding helix-turn-helix domain-containing protein, whose protein sequence is MDTSKIVGEKIKSLRESQSISMEELAQRSGLAIEQIERIENNIDLPSLAPLIKIARVLGVRLGTFLDDQDENGPVVCRKDESQNSISFSNNAIHSRKHMEYHSLSKSKADRHMEPFIIDVAATDDSDFVLSSHEGEEFIMVMEGTMEISYGKNTYLLEEGDSIYYDSIVPHHVHAYEGQAAKILAVVYTPI
- a CDS encoding DUF4251 domain-containing protein: MKTNKLILLGLICLTVAMPTTAQNRNEKKERTERAVKEAIAAKQYKINVDRMQPMRGGSRNLTTNYTLEIRNDSVFSYLPYFGVAYNAPYGGGKSLNFNASITGYTTRALKKGKIQIDFKTRSDEDNYEYRLTIFPDGSTSIHVQPMNKQSISFTGEMDTEK
- a CDS encoding outer membrane beta-barrel family protein translates to MKQIICILALLLMSVTTTKAQTSPATPSIRGKILTEEKQPIEFANIALLSEDSTFIQGTCSRSDGSFELLPPTPGNYLLQVSSIGYKALCQPCPTGSTHNWILQTDAVLLAETVITAARPVFRLKGGKLETSVRQTLLASLNDANDVLKHIPGLRSSDEGYTVFGKGTPVIYIDNRLLQDNSELQRLSAADIEKVELITNPGAEYDATVKAVVRIRTVRNKRDSFGGNFRAGITQRRRNSHYGQVNLNYQKKGLSLLGMLYTNYENRKRHQEVRYQIPSEIQWDVNNRVHLYNKGLLAGGKASASYDFTPQHSLGASYEFHRTPDYHSSDHSAYTVRANEELADHTIHSSQNLQQTNRHQLNAYYQGSIKQLHINFNTDLVYGKSYNHQEAQEESQTEGNRDISSFNHADNRLYAAKLILTHPLWKGELKTGADYTFIRRNDNFLNRQHILPDTDSRIDESKSAVFAEYSLTLGKISLLAGLRFEHAVSDYWEQEKYVSGQSRTYNDWCPNLSVDFPLGKAQANLSYTAKSNRPSFFQLRSTLSYNNRFIYEGGNPLLTPETNHDLQFTALYKWVQFGLNYQYRRNAIAFMTKEYEDNPDVVIFTTGNFKRMQYLTASAHLSPTVGIWKPELGIYFAQPFFKVTNQGSSKNMNRGSIYLFLQNSLQLPDEWTLSLDADYQSEGNFGAMLQRSYWGIDAGIRKTFFNKRLTLGLQANDLWNSRYGSFMLFGPRLTYTKKANPDSRSFSLNLSYRFNAAGKAYKGKHVSEQDLKRL